The proteins below come from a single Cystobacter ferrugineus genomic window:
- a CDS encoding response regulator, with protein sequence MEPKRAVTILMADDDPDDRDFALSAMRESRLANELRFVEDGEELINYLRRSGRYANPKDSPRPGLILLDLNMPRKDGREALREIKSDPALKNIPIVVLTTSKAEEDILRSYNLGANCFITKPVTFDGLVEVVKVLNQHWLQIVELPPEPSPE encoded by the coding sequence ATGGAGCCGAAACGAGCTGTCACCATCCTGATGGCGGATGACGATCCGGACGACCGGGACTTCGCCCTCTCCGCCATGAGGGAGAGCCGGCTCGCCAACGAGCTGCGCTTCGTCGAGGACGGCGAGGAGCTCATCAACTACCTGCGCCGCTCCGGCCGCTACGCCAATCCCAAGGACTCCCCGCGGCCCGGGTTGATCCTCCTGGACCTGAACATGCCACGCAAGGATGGCCGCGAGGCGCTCCGGGAGATCAAGTCCGACCCGGCGCTCAAGAACATCCCCATCGTCGTGCTGACCACGTCCAAGGCGGAGGAGGACATCCTGCGCAGCTACAACCTCGGGGCCAACTGCTTCATCACCAAGCCGGTGACCTTCGATGGGCTCGTCGAGGTCGTGAAGGTCCTCAACCAGCACTGGCTGCAGATCGTCGAACTGCCCCCCGAACCAAGCCCCGAATGA
- a CDS encoding ATP-binding response regulator yields MRREADAHAIRVLLVEDDEDDYVLTRDCLRQLGPRRVVLEWVATCERALEEMESGRHDVCLVDYRLGSMTGLELLQQARDRGWEGPFILLTGQEDDDIDHQAQQAGATDFLEKSQLTPTLLERSIRYGLQHTRTLEALRRSQESFRELIERLPDGVCVMHETRLVYMNPTYVRLLGYSSQTELLGKTLLELGLKFLRPEDWLPLQADVQRLESTGEPIPPREVLLLARGGGSVPADLFHLPLMFDGQPSHVWIVRDLTERKQMEGRLLRADRMGSLGLLAAGVAHEINNPLAYTMTNLDHLENQVLPRLGLCATGRREVQELLADTRLGVTRVRDIVRQLKMFSRGDEDGGLAPVDVHRVLESSIDMAVNELKHRTRLVRDYGEPVQVQAKEGRLGQVFLNLLVNAAHAIPEGNATGNEVRVVTRREGARVRIEVRDTGVGISPEHLGRMFEPFFTTKPVGVGTGLGLSICHEIVTSFGGQMGVESREGHGSTFWILLDAISPEARVEAPPEPAEAAPAARRGRVLVVDDEPMIGTAIRRTLQRDHEVVTLTSAREAFARLMSGERFDVILCDVMMPEMSGVDLHQQLAQHLPALADQLIFLSGGAFTPKAREFLAQVGNRRVDKPFSARELRDMVQSVLEHAPDA; encoded by the coding sequence ATGAGACGTGAGGCCGATGCACACGCCATCCGCGTCCTGCTCGTCGAGGACGATGAGGATGACTACGTCCTGACCCGGGACTGTCTGCGGCAACTGGGACCGCGGCGGGTGGTGCTCGAATGGGTGGCGACCTGCGAGCGGGCCCTGGAGGAGATGGAGTCCGGCCGCCATGACGTGTGCCTGGTGGACTACCGGCTCGGCTCCATGACGGGGCTCGAGCTGCTCCAGCAGGCGCGCGACAGGGGCTGGGAGGGCCCGTTCATCCTGTTGACCGGACAGGAGGACGACGACATCGACCATCAGGCCCAGCAGGCCGGGGCCACCGACTTCCTCGAGAAGTCCCAGCTCACCCCGACGCTCCTGGAGCGCTCCATCCGCTATGGGCTCCAGCACACGCGCACGCTGGAGGCCCTGCGCCGCTCCCAGGAGAGCTTCCGCGAGCTCATCGAGCGGCTGCCCGACGGCGTCTGCGTGATGCACGAGACGCGGCTCGTCTACATGAACCCCACCTACGTCCGCCTGCTGGGCTACTCGTCCCAGACGGAGCTGTTGGGCAAGACCCTGCTGGAGCTGGGACTGAAGTTCCTCCGTCCGGAGGATTGGCTCCCGCTCCAGGCGGATGTCCAGCGCTTGGAGTCCACGGGCGAGCCCATCCCGCCTCGGGAAGTCCTGCTGCTGGCCCGCGGCGGCGGCAGCGTTCCCGCGGACCTCTTCCATCTCCCCCTGATGTTCGACGGACAGCCGTCCCATGTGTGGATCGTCCGGGACCTGACCGAGCGCAAGCAGATGGAGGGACGGCTGCTGCGCGCGGATCGCATGGGCTCGCTCGGACTGCTCGCGGCGGGCGTCGCGCATGAAATCAACAACCCGCTCGCCTACACGATGACCAACCTGGACCACCTGGAGAACCAGGTGCTGCCCCGGCTGGGGTTGTGCGCCACCGGGCGCCGGGAGGTCCAGGAGCTGCTGGCGGACACGCGGCTGGGCGTCACCCGGGTGCGCGACATCGTGCGGCAGTTGAAGATGTTCTCGCGCGGGGACGAGGACGGAGGGCTCGCGCCCGTGGACGTGCACCGGGTGCTCGAGTCCTCCATCGACATGGCGGTGAACGAGCTCAAGCACCGCACGCGGCTGGTGCGCGACTACGGAGAGCCGGTCCAGGTCCAGGCGAAGGAAGGACGGCTCGGGCAGGTGTTCCTCAACCTGCTGGTCAACGCGGCCCATGCCATTCCCGAGGGAAACGCGACGGGCAACGAGGTGCGCGTCGTCACGCGGCGCGAGGGAGCGCGCGTGCGCATCGAGGTGCGGGACACGGGCGTGGGCATCTCCCCGGAGCACCTGGGGCGGATGTTCGAGCCGTTCTTCACCACCAAGCCCGTGGGCGTGGGCACCGGGCTCGGCCTGTCCATCTGCCACGAAATCGTGACGAGCTTCGGCGGGCAGATGGGAGTGGAGAGCCGCGAGGGCCACGGCAGCACCTTCTGGATCCTCCTCGACGCGATCAGTCCCGAGGCCCGCGTGGAGGCCCCCCCAGAGCCCGCCGAGGCGGCCCCCGCCGCGCGCAGGGGCCGCGTGCTCGTCGTGGATGACGAGCCCATGATCGGCACGGCCATCCGCCGCACGCTCCAGAGGGATCACGAGGTCGTGACGCTGACGAGCGCGCGCGAGGCCTTCGCGCGGCTCATGAGCGGAGAGCGCTTCGACGTCATCCTGTGTGACGTGATGATGCCGGAGATGAGCGGGGTGGATCTGCACCAGCAGCTCGCGCAGCACCTGCCCGCGCTGGCCGATCAGCTCATCTTCCTGTCCGGTGGCGCCTTCACGCCCAAGGCCCGTGAGTTCCTCGCTCAGGTGGGCAACCGCCGGGTGGACAAGCCCTTCTCCGCCCGGGAGCTCCGCGACATGGTGCAGTCCGTGCTGGAGCACGCCCCGGACGCCTGA
- a CDS encoding sensor histidine kinase, with protein MSTCRDDEANAAARGPAAGGTRETTVEELLEQIRRMAAREPHARCPEGSGPLAPIAVALNHLSTQLTVERTRSEEAFGTQALITQSPNSMFSCDVDARIRFINFTMPGLTVEQVLGQNLFDWIAPESREVARSVIQKVLATGEPGGYEARPNASGGPEWFAARVGPIRVGQEIVGFTVILTDITELKRTQLRLEQSNRELESFAYVASHDLQEPLRKIQTFGERLSKTATTLSPEEQDYLTRMQGAATRMRQLIDDLLAFSRVSAKGQPFKRVDLSAIAREVLEDLEATIEQTGAEVSLEHLPSFDADPTQMRQLLQNLVGNALKFRREGVTPSVSIGARVDAHGSRCELVVRDNGIGFEEKYRERIFNVFQRLHGRGQYEGTGIGLAICRKIAQRHGGNIEARSTPGVGTAFHITLPMRQPLHG; from the coding sequence GGACGAGGGAAACAACCGTCGAGGAGTTGCTCGAGCAGATCCGGCGGATGGCCGCCCGCGAGCCGCATGCCCGCTGCCCTGAAGGAAGCGGGCCGCTCGCCCCCATCGCGGTGGCCCTCAACCACCTGTCCACCCAGCTCACCGTGGAGCGCACGAGGTCGGAGGAGGCGTTTGGCACCCAGGCGCTGATCACCCAGTCGCCCAACAGCATGTTCTCCTGTGACGTCGACGCGCGCATCCGCTTCATCAACTTCACCATGCCGGGCCTGACGGTGGAGCAGGTGCTCGGCCAGAACCTCTTCGACTGGATCGCCCCGGAATCGCGCGAGGTCGCCCGGAGCGTCATCCAGAAGGTGCTCGCCACGGGGGAGCCGGGGGGCTACGAGGCCAGGCCCAACGCCAGCGGGGGCCCCGAGTGGTTCGCCGCGCGGGTGGGGCCCATCCGGGTGGGCCAGGAGATCGTCGGCTTCACGGTGATCCTCACCGACATCACCGAGCTCAAGCGGACCCAGCTCCGCCTGGAGCAGTCCAACCGCGAGCTGGAGAGCTTCGCGTACGTGGCCTCGCACGACTTGCAGGAGCCCCTGCGGAAGATCCAGACCTTCGGTGAGCGCCTGTCGAAGACGGCCACCACCTTGAGTCCCGAGGAACAGGACTACCTCACGCGGATGCAGGGCGCGGCGACGCGCATGCGCCAGCTCATCGACGACCTGCTCGCCTTCTCGCGCGTGTCCGCCAAGGGCCAGCCCTTCAAGCGGGTGGACCTGTCCGCCATCGCGCGCGAAGTGCTCGAGGACCTCGAGGCCACCATCGAGCAGACCGGAGCGGAGGTGTCGCTCGAGCACCTGCCCAGCTTCGACGCGGATCCCACCCAGATGCGCCAGCTCCTGCAGAACCTGGTGGGCAATGCCCTCAAGTTCCGCCGCGAGGGGGTGACGCCCAGCGTGTCCATCGGGGCCCGGGTGGATGCCCACGGCAGCCGGTGCGAGCTGGTGGTGCGCGACAACGGCATCGGCTTCGAGGAGAAGTACCGCGAGCGCATCTTCAACGTCTTCCAGCGGCTGCACGGCCGGGGCCAGTACGAGGGAACGGGAATTGGCCTCGCCATCTGCCGGAAGATCGCCCAGCGGCATGGCGGAAACATCGAGGCCCGGAGCACACCTGGAGTGGGCACGGCCTTCCACATCACGCTGCCCATGCGGCAGCCCTTGCACGGGTAG